Proteins encoded by one window of Bacteroidota bacterium:
- a CDS encoding sigma-54 dependent transcriptional regulator, with product MAKILIADDEAPIRRTLRDILEYEGYDIEEAADGAEALKLAKTGEHDLMLLDIKMPKRDGMEVLETLSSTDLGLPVVMISGHGTVETAVEATRLGAVDFIEKPPDLNRLLVTVRSALEKSQLETENKRLRQAVADVSHDELTPIIGESQAILHITGTIERVAPTEARVLITGEAGTGKELVARWIHHQSARSEGPLVEVNCAAIPSELIESELFGHEKGAFTGATKQRVGKFEQADGGTLFLDEIGDMSLDAQAKVLRALQESRITRVGGDRMIPVNVRVVAATNKNLLEAIDGQQFREDLYHRLSVILIHVPPLRERRGDIPAIAEHILRRVALQNGMMGRSFSRDALDRLRTLDWRGNVRELRNVVERLLILSEGSAIGVADVDRFVNPGGSGGDPMAGLLDQYDQFSEFRDMAEKLFIERKLEQFGWNISRTAESIGIQRSHLYNKLAKYNIERQDG from the coding sequence ATGGCCAAGATTCTCATCGCCGACGACGAAGCGCCGATCCGCCGCACGCTGCGCGACATCCTCGAATACGAGGGCTACGACATCGAGGAGGCGGCCGACGGCGCCGAGGCGCTCAAGCTGGCGAAGACGGGTGAGCACGACCTGATGCTGCTCGACATCAAGATGCCGAAGCGCGACGGCATGGAGGTGCTCGAAACGCTCAGCAGCACTGACCTCGGCCTCCCGGTTGTGATGATCTCGGGGCACGGTACCGTCGAGACCGCTGTGGAGGCGACCCGGCTCGGCGCGGTCGACTTCATCGAGAAGCCGCCGGACCTCAATCGCCTCCTGGTCACGGTCCGCAGCGCGCTCGAAAAGAGCCAGCTCGAAACCGAGAACAAGCGCCTGCGCCAGGCCGTCGCCGACGTCTCCCACGACGAACTCACGCCCATCATCGGCGAGAGCCAGGCCATCCTGCACATCACCGGCACGATCGAGCGGGTCGCGCCGACCGAGGCCCGCGTGCTGATCACGGGCGAGGCTGGCACAGGAAAAGAGCTCGTCGCACGCTGGATCCACCACCAGTCGGCCCGCAGCGAGGGGCCGCTCGTGGAGGTCAACTGCGCCGCCATTCCGAGCGAACTCATCGAGAGCGAGCTCTTCGGCCACGAGAAAGGGGCCTTCACTGGCGCGACAAAGCAGCGCGTTGGCAAATTCGAGCAAGCCGACGGCGGGACGCTCTTCCTCGACGAGATCGGCGACATGTCGCTCGACGCGCAGGCCAAGGTGCTGCGCGCGCTCCAGGAGAGCCGCATCACCCGCGTCGGCGGCGACCGCATGATCCCGGTCAACGTCCGGGTGGTGGCAGCCACGAACAAGAACCTCCTCGAAGCCATCGACGGGCAGCAGTTCCGCGAAGACCTCTACCATCGCCTCTCGGTCATCCTGATCCACGTGCCGCCGCTGCGCGAGCGCCGGGGCGACATCCCCGCCATCGCCGAGCACATCCTCCGCCGGGTGGCGCTCCAGAACGGCATGATGGGCCGCTCCTTCAGCCGCGACGCCCTCGACCGCCTCCGCACGCTCGACTGGCGCGGCAACGTCCGCGAACTGCGCAACGTCGTCGAGCGCCTGCTCATCCTGTCCGAGGGCAGCGCGATTGGCGTCGCCGACGTGGACCGCTTCGTCAACCCCGGCGGCTCCGGCGGCGACCCGATGGCGGGCCTGCTTGACCAATACGACCAGTTCTCGGAGTTCCGCGACATGGCCGAGAAGCTCTTCATCGAGCGTAAGCTGGAGCAGTTCGGCTGGAACATCTCGCGCACGGCTGAGAGCATCGGCATCCAGCGCTCGCACCTCTACAACAAGCTCGCGAAGTACAACATCGAGCGGCAGGACGGGTAG
- a CDS encoding tetratricopeptide repeat protein, whose product MLKPPKSATTSRTEPQGDALTSAYATSWSFWDQYKNLILGLGIAVVVIGLASFAYAAWRGSQDQEAAKLLGSALTAYEAGEYAEAIEGTLEEPGLLAIAEDYGATPTGNLATFYAADALMQLERYDEALDYFGRFDADDDIIGASALAGEAAIYEQQGDTEQAARLYRRAAEAYEGVSAPDYLLAAARNYEALGDLDAAASAYDAIETLYEDSPAAANLGFYRARLASMR is encoded by the coding sequence ATGCTCAAGCCGCCGAAGTCGGCGACCACCTCCCGCACGGAGCCCCAAGGGGACGCGTTGACGTCGGCCTACGCGACGTCGTGGAGTTTCTGGGACCAGTACAAGAACCTCATCCTCGGCCTCGGCATCGCCGTGGTGGTGATCGGGCTGGCCTCGTTCGCCTACGCCGCCTGGCGTGGCAGCCAGGACCAGGAGGCTGCGAAGCTCCTCGGCAGCGCGCTGACGGCCTACGAGGCGGGCGAGTACGCCGAGGCGATTGAAGGCACCCTCGAAGAGCCGGGCCTGCTCGCCATCGCCGAGGACTACGGCGCGACGCCGACGGGCAACCTCGCCACGTTCTACGCCGCCGACGCGCTCATGCAGCTGGAGCGCTACGACGAGGCCCTCGACTACTTTGGGCGCTTCGACGCCGACGACGACATCATTGGCGCGAGTGCGCTCGCAGGCGAAGCCGCCATCTATGAGCAGCAGGGCGATACCGAGCAGGCGGCCCGCCTCTACCGCCGTGCCGCCGAGGCTTACGAGGGCGTGTCCGCCCCGGACTACCTTCTCGCTGCTGCGCGCAACTACGAGGCACTCGGCGACCTCGACGCGGCCGCGAGTGCGTACGACGCCATCGAAACGCTGTACGAGGACTCGCCCGCCGCCGCCAACCTCGGCTTCTACCGCGCTCGCCTCGCCTCGATGCGCTAG